In bacterium, one DNA window encodes the following:
- a CDS encoding energy transducer TonB, with protein sequence MTWAKGLSLAGLSIIFLSHLDCSLLIHKNEGYPIDKSKMPAPLELPRPEDMSYSDQFDESPVPISQEPPIYNYSYWPYEGTVRVKFLVNREGNVAYAKVYKSSGHTGLDNEALRAVMKWKFIPAKLKGEPVQCWMAAPVQFKLK encoded by the coding sequence ATGACATGGGCTAAAGGGCTAAGTCTTGCTGGCTTGTCTATTATTTTTCTTAGCCACCTTGATTGCTCACTGTTGATCCATAAAAATGAAGGATATCCAATCGATAAAAGTAAAATGCCTGCACCACTGGAACTACCAAGGCCCGAGGATATGTCCTATTCAGATCAATTTGATGAATCCCCTGTGCCTATTTCCCAAGAGCCGCCAATATATAATTATAGTTATTGGCCATATGAAGGAACCGTAAGGGTTAAGTTTCTGGTTAATCGTGAAGGTAATGTGGCTTATGCAAAGGTGTATAAATCATCAGGCCATACAGGATTAGATAACGAAGCCCTCAGGGCCGTTATGAAATGGAAATTTATTCCAGCCAAGTTAAAAGGTGAACCGGTTCAATGCTGGATGGCGGCACCAGTACAATTCAAGTTAAAATAA
- a CDS encoding tail fiber domain-containing protein, protein MLGKTGICVAIILIFAFSQSVYKNNGQVRLAPRMLNYQGYLTDTQGNPITNPSVSMTFAIFDAVSAGNQKWTETQSTVSVDKGIFNVLLGSVSPIPDSVFTNSTNRWLELSVAGQTLSPRTQIVSSVYSYTSTYSDTAQYSRNAAPDNDWIFLISDGADTTLQMGGRWGLTRSGNVLYGSADSTHVNFGVACTTGRAGQPSRYCTVAGGSYNTASSSNATVSGGFRNNASGLCATVGGGWADTAKALYGGALSGYSNLAGDNAVDTAAAVCAGYNNSALARFAFVGGGWDNTASEYATTVSGGYLNTANNYYTAVGGGVNNIASGQCATVGGGINNAASGYYAAMGGGNGNVASGYASVVAGGSLDSAVANYGGVFSGYNNLAGDAAEDSFATVCGGLYNAATARVSYIGGGRNNTARGYASTIGGGDDNDVGWSYATVGGGSFNSADSAYSTVGGGSNNHTYDNYATVGGGQQNIASSNHAIISGGLLNRATNTYATVGGGRADTASGINATVPGGIANKAAGNYSFAAGRRAKANNQGCFVWGDATDADVAANVDNRWVARCSGGVYFYTNSSLSSGVYVAAGGNSWSAVSDRNMKENFEPVDGAVVLNKLSQMPITTWNYKSQDPSIRHIGPMAQDFAGFGVGEDDKHITTIDADGIALAAIQELAKQVQELKAENKKLQERIETLENR, encoded by the coding sequence ATGTTAGGCAAAACAGGAATTTGCGTGGCCATAATTCTAATATTCGCATTTAGTCAGTCAGTGTACAAGAACAACGGCCAAGTACGTCTGGCACCCAGAATGCTTAATTACCAGGGCTATTTGACCGACACCCAAGGCAATCCAATAACCAATCCTTCAGTTTCGATGACCTTCGCGATATTCGATGCTGTATCTGCGGGCAATCAGAAGTGGACGGAGACACAAAGCACGGTCAGTGTGGACAAGGGCATATTTAATGTGCTCTTGGGCAGCGTCTCTCCGATCCCGGATAGCGTTTTCACCAACAGCACTAACCGCTGGCTGGAATTGTCCGTGGCGGGTCAAACACTATCACCCCGGACTCAAATCGTGTCCAGCGTATATTCATACACCTCAACCTATTCTGACACCGCGCAGTATTCCCGTAATGCCGCACCTGATAACGACTGGATATTTCTGATTTCCGATGGTGCTGATACGACCCTTCAAATGGGTGGCAGGTGGGGTCTTACCCGTTCTGGAAACGTCCTGTATGGTAGTGCAGATAGCACACATGTGAATTTTGGGGTCGCGTGCACGACCGGAAGAGCGGGACAGCCTTCTAGATACTGCACCGTCGCTGGAGGAAGCTACAACACGGCTAGCAGTTCTAATGCGACCGTAAGCGGTGGATTTAGGAACAATGCCAGTGGCCTTTGTGCGACTGTAGGCGGCGGATGGGCTGATACTGCGAAGGCGCTATATGGAGGTGCACTTTCTGGCTATAGCAATCTTGCCGGTGATAACGCAGTAGATACTGCGGCGGCTGTTTGTGCAGGATATAACAATTCTGCACTGGCGAGGTTTGCGTTTGTCGGCGGCGGCTGGGACAACACAGCCAGCGAATATGCTACAACCGTAAGTGGCGGCTATTTAAACACTGCAAATAATTATTATACTGCCGTGGGAGGCGGTGTAAATAATATCGCAAGCGGTCAATGCGCGACCGTAGGTGGTGGAATCAATAATGCCGCCAGCGGTTATTATGCCGCAATGGGTGGTGGTAATGGCAATGTTGCCAGCGGCTATGCATCAGTCGTGGCAGGTGGATCCCTTGATAGTGCCGTTGCGAATTATGGTGGTGTATTTTCGGGTTACAATAACCTGGCGGGCGACGCTGCGGAAGACAGCTTTGCTACCGTGTGTGGTGGGTTATATAATGCGGCTACAGCAAGAGTAAGCTATATTGGCGGAGGTAGAAACAATACCGCCCGTGGATATGCTTCCACGATTGGAGGTGGAGATGATAACGATGTTGGTTGGAGTTATGCGACTGTGGGCGGTGGATCATTCAACTCCGCCGATTCCGCTTATTCGACCGTGGGAGGAGGAAGTAATAATCACACTTATGATAATTATGCGACTGTAGGCGGGGGGCAACAAAACATCGCGAGTAGCAATCATGCGATTATTAGTGGCGGACTGCTGAATAGAGCAACTAATACTTACGCGACTGTGGGCGGTGGCAGAGCGGATACAGCCAGCGGCATTAACGCTACAGTTCCTGGTGGCATTGCCAACAAAGCTGCTGGTAATTATTCGTTTGCTGCTGGTAGACGTGCGAAAGCAAACAACCAGGGTTGTTTTGTCTGGGGTGATGCGACAGATGCTGATGTTGCTGCCAATGTAGATAACCGTTGGGTAGCACGCTGCAGCGGAGGAGTATATTTTTATACTAACAGCTCGCTTTCCAGCGGTGTTTATGTAGCTGCCGGAGGTAATTCTTGGTCCGCGGTCAGTGACCGCAATATGAAAGAAAATTTTGAACCCGTGGACGGCGCGGTTGTTCTTAACAAGCTGTCGCAAATGCCGATCACAACCTGGAATTATAAATCCCAGGATCCCTCGATCCGGCATATTGGACCCATGGCGCAGGATTTTGCTGGTTTTGGCGTGGGTGAGGACGATAAGCACATCACGACGATCGATGCGGACGGCATTGCCCTAGCCGCGATACAGGAATTAGCCAAGCAGGTGCAGGAATTAAAAGCGGAAAACAAAAAACTGCAAGAACGGATCGAGACGCTGGAAAACAGGTAA
- the tcmP gene encoding three-Cys-motif partner protein TcmP, with amino-acid sequence MNKPKNKHSWDISEKPSTQTKLGILRQVFDMWLTIWNAPNQYWVKELYVIDLFAGRGIYIDNGRSVYGSPLIFLDVISDKLPKLRKGLKVKIFAVEKDENNFYDLTMNIKKFIKEHPQIVNVINVKCYPEDCNIAIQKILKEIENNTKCPLFVLIDPYGIKIKKTTLEPIIKLENPKDILLNYILEGVRRTVGIAKKEHSGASLNIREIGSLRTLRDFLGDSIDITNGNGTNDYEILEQYVKSLFIPGDLIVVGYDMKYPNRDDILYFLLFASRKVEITDIVKDIYARTKEKQDPTLFGIESQKTNIFTMHPKIQSIERKSLLYKSEVEYGHWTINHIEGCVHGCRFPCYAYMMSKKFGRVTNMNEWRKIKIVGNALILLEKEIKKFYGELDRVHLCFMTDPFMYDKDRNTLIPEIKNLTLKIIEMLNMNNIRVTTLTKGQYPDEMLDEKFLKSNEYGITLVSLNEQFKQNYEPYSAPYGVRIDSIKRLHKKGHKTWVSIEPYPTPNLDSSALKIENLLNEIGFVDKIIFGKINYNVQSTKFKDNDSFYKTISKTIITFCEKHKIKYHIKSGTPYSKRQTEDIFATTNVK; translated from the coding sequence ATGAATAAACCTAAGAACAAGCATTCTTGGGATATTAGCGAAAAACCTTCAACACAAACCAAACTAGGAATCCTAAGACAGGTTTTTGATATGTGGCTTACAATATGGAACGCTCCAAACCAATATTGGGTAAAAGAACTATATGTTATAGACCTGTTTGCGGGTAGGGGAATTTATATAGACAATGGTAGATCTGTTTATGGATCACCATTAATATTTTTAGATGTTATTTCAGACAAATTGCCAAAATTAAGAAAGGGATTAAAGGTTAAAATCTTTGCAGTTGAAAAAGATGAAAATAATTTTTATGATTTAACCATGAATATTAAAAAGTTTATTAAGGAACACCCACAAATAGTGAATGTAATTAATGTGAAATGCTATCCCGAAGACTGTAATATTGCTATACAAAAGATACTAAAAGAAATAGAGAACAATACAAAATGTCCTCTATTCGTATTGATTGATCCCTATGGAATTAAAATTAAAAAAACAACACTGGAACCGATTATTAAACTTGAAAATCCCAAAGATATATTGTTAAACTATATTCTAGAAGGTGTTCGAAGAACCGTTGGAATAGCAAAAAAAGAGCATTCGGGTGCATCGCTTAATATCAGAGAAATAGGGTCTTTAAGGACGTTGAGAGATTTTCTTGGTGATAGTATTGATATAACAAATGGAAACGGTACAAATGATTATGAAATATTGGAACAATATGTAAAATCATTGTTTATACCAGGTGATCTAATAGTTGTTGGTTATGACATGAAATATCCTAATAGAGATGATATCCTATATTTTCTACTATTTGCATCTAGGAAAGTAGAAATTACTGATATTGTTAAAGACATTTATGCTAGAACTAAAGAAAAACAGGATCCCACATTATTTGGTATTGAATCACAAAAAACAAATATTTTTACAATGCATCCTAAAATACAATCCATTGAACGCAAATCACTATTGTATAAATCTGAAGTCGAGTATGGACATTGGACGATAAATCATATTGAAGGTTGCGTGCATGGCTGTAGATTCCCGTGTTATGCATATATGATGAGCAAAAAATTTGGTAGAGTTACAAACATGAATGAATGGAGAAAAATAAAAATAGTGGGAAATGCATTAATATTACTTGAGAAAGAAATAAAAAAATTCTATGGAGAGTTAGACCGTGTTCACCTATGTTTTATGACTGACCCCTTTATGTATGATAAAGACAGAAATACATTAATACCGGAAATCAAAAATCTTACTCTCAAAATTATTGAGATGCTAAATATGAATAATATTAGAGTTACAACTCTAACGAAAGGGCAATATCCCGATGAAATGCTAGATGAAAAATTTTTAAAAAGTAATGAATATGGAATAACATTAGTTTCTTTAAATGAGCAATTTAAGCAGAACTATGAACCCTATTCTGCTCCTTATGGGGTGCGTATTGACTCCATAAAAAGGCTACACAAAAAGGGACATAAAACGTGGGTGAGCATTGAACCTTATCCTACGCCAAATCTAGATAGCAGTGCGTTAAAAATCGAAAATTTACTTAATGAAATAGGTTTTGTTGATAAAATCATATTTGGTAAAATAAATTATAATGTACAATCAACAAAATTTAAAGATAATGACTCATTCTACAAAACTATTTCAAAGACAATTATTACGTTCTGTGAAAAACATAAAATAAAGTATCATATAAAATCCGGTACCCCGTACAGCAAAAGACAAACAGAAGATATTTTTGCTACAACGAATGTGAAATAG